A window of Torulaspora globosa chromosome 8, complete sequence contains these coding sequences:
- a CDS encoding alpha-mannosyltransferase has translation MVFVHIPRRKKNILGGIFIVVCLYWVLLQRALFKDRLTNGVNHFCLQSLERLEERPVKWPTIPEPNGRIGDDVIETLLDLRDYEKCVMFNPALDYDRLKIVQKGLFPYLNLDLLYADEKKFWPVYSRWDGQSVQGFMPRFSEDENKFLGFSKIKYDQRLSFWGNWHRNIMQPASRGIVISAGAGQVEDCARLVKVLRHLGNRLPIEIVHRGDLSVDEQRQIFQISTEEASSHFPAQDLWFLDVSSMLNPVYAKRFKSFSNKWLAVVFSTFQNPVLLDADTIPFTSLDLYYNFHQFKTTGAVFFKDRKVNSDLLDKEQLDTLKRIFLNLTDITPIENESTESMKDKLKASFNDDIAAETVYNMIVKGQKHHMESGLVLIDKTQHLTNLLASIALQFSSVSGYFHGDKEWFWIAQALQKQSFTLHPKEASNVGKLGRVVSDEKGEFYQLCSVQLSHTDVDGSLLWVNGGLRTCKKDSWTSDYRDNRRISSMFDSEEAVREYYQSPVQLEAAIIPDAEIKPWIMTGECAMFTYCTLYREGEFGEVIKFNETQKNAYREIVRVWNSVIHSTEGPSSVI, from the coding sequence ATGGTCTTTGTCCATATTCCCCGAAGGAAAAAGAATATCCTTGGTGGAATCTTCATAGTGGTGTGCCTATACTGGGTGCTGCTGCAGCGAGCACTGTTCAAAGATCGATTGACAAACGGTGTGAACCATTTCTGCTTGCAATCTTTGGAAAGATTGGAAGAGCGTCCTGTTAAGTGGCCGACAATTCCTGAGCCTAATGGTAGGATTGGCGACGATGTTATTGAGACTCTGCTAGATCTACGGGATTACGAGAAATGTGTCATGTTTAATCCTGCCTTGGATTATGATCGTTTGAAGATAGTTCAAAAGGGCCTATTCCCTTATTTGAACCTAGACTTACTCTACGCggacgagaagaaattttGGCCAGTGTATTCGAGGTGGGATGGTCAGTCAGTTCAGGGCTTCATGCCTAGGTTCTCTGAGGATGAGAATAAGTTCCTTGGTTTCTCGAAGATAAAGTACGATCAAAGACTATCATTCTGGGGGAATTGGCACAGGAATATTATGCAGCCGGCATCAAGAGGCATTGTCATCAGTGCGGGAGCTGGGCAGGTTGAAGACTGTGCCAGATTAGTGAAAGTGTTAAGACATCTGGGCAACAGACTGCCCATCGAAATTGTGCATAGGGGCGATCTTTCAGTGGACGAGCAGAGGcaaattttccaaattTCCACAGAAGAGGCTTCATCTCATTTTCCAGCACAAGATCTGTGGTTTTTAGACGTTTCAAGCATGTTGAATCCAGTGTATGCTAAGCGTTTTAAAAGCTTCAGTAATAAGTGGCTGGCTGTAGTCTTTTCGACGTTCCAAAATCCTGTCTTGCTGGACGCAGATACCATACCATTCACTTCACTGGATTTATACTACAACTTCCATCAATTCAAAACAACGGGTgcagttttcttcaaagacaggAAAGTAAATTCAGATCTCTTGGATAAAGAACAGTTGGACACGCTAAAAAGGATATTCCTCAACCTCACCGATATTACACCAATAGAAAATGAATCAACTGAGAGCATGAAAGATAAGTTAAAAGCTTCATTTAACGATGATATTGCCGCCGAGACAGTCTACAATATGATAGTTAAGGGCCAGAAACATCACATGGAAAGCGGATTGGTCCTTATCGATAAGACACAACATTTGACCAACCTTCTGGCTTCCATAGCTTTACAGTTTTCATCCGTTAGTGGCTACTTCCATGGTGATAAAGAATGGTTTTGGATagctcaagctcttcaaaaacagTCTTTTACCCTTCATCCGAAAGAGGCTTCTAACGTTGGAAAGCTTGGAAGGGTGGTCTCTGACGAGAAGGGTGAGTTTTATCAGCTCTGTTCGGTTCAACTCTCGCATACTGATGTCGACGGAAGCCTTCTATGGGTCAATGGCGGACTGAGAACATGTAAAAAAGACTCCTGGACCTCCGATTATAGAGATAATAGGCGAATTTCGTCTATGTTTGATAGTGAGGAAGCAGTACGAGAGTACTATCAATCCCCAGTACAGCTAGAGGCCGCTATTATCCCTGACGCGGAGATCAAGCCATGGATAATGACAGGGGAGTGTGCGATGTTTACGTACTGCACTTTGTACAGGGAAGGAGAGTTTGGAGAAGTTATAAAATTTAACGAGACTCAGAAGAACGCTTATAGGGAGATTGTCCGCGTCTGGAATTCAGTTATTCATAGCACTGAAGGTCCAAGCTCTGTCATATAG